The genome window CGCATTATAAACCAAGTAGCCTATGACACATGCCGACAAAACCAACTGAACCCAGACTATATCAAACGGGATGACAAACTCGGAAAAAAGAAGGGCAAGCGCAGTAAAGCCAAAGACGTAGGCAAGCAGCAGGCGTGTCTTCGACTTATCGCCCACATACACCCACACCATTGCCGATGAGAATATCTGAACCAGCAAAAGGACGACAAACTTACCCAAGGACGTGGGTGTGTCCCACAGCAATACTTCCTCATACTTGATTCCGACTACGAAATAAACGACCATTGCCAATCCTGTGAAAAGGAATGCACCTGACATTCCCTCACGATAAAGCATGAGGAAGAAAGAGAAGTAGACCAAAGCCGAACCTGTCTCGCGCTGTCCGACAATGCACAGCATCGGCAGGAAAATGATTCCACAGGCACCTGCAAAATGCTTCCAGTTCTTGATGGTGAAACCGTATGCCGACATAAACTTGGCTATCGCCAGTGCTGTTGCAAACTTGGCAAACTCGGCAGGCTGCAGGCGCAAGGGACCCAGCACAAGCCACGACCGTGAACCCTTAATCGTATGCGGATTGAAGATGGTGGCGAAGAGCAGCAGCACCAGGAGTCCATAGATGACGTAAGCAAAGGTGTCATAGAAACGGTCGTCCATCATCAGCAGTACGAAGCCCAGACAGATGGAGGTACCAATCCAGACAATCTGCATACCCGAACGGGTTGAAAGCGAGAAGATTTCAGTGTCACCGTAAGTGTAACTTGCACCGCAGACGCTCACCCACCCGAAGGTGAGCAGCGCAATATAAATACCTATCGTCCACCAGTCCAATGAACGAAGTACACCCGGCTGTTTGTCTGCTGTATAGTTACTTGGCACGCTTTACTGTCTCCTTGCTTTTTTGTTTGTCTTTTGTTTGAACCTTTGATTTCTCTTTGGGTTGTTCCTTTGGTTTATTTTTTACTTGCTCCTTAGGTTTAACCTTTGGTTGCTCCTTGGGCTTTTCCTTCACCTGCTCTTTAGGCTTTGCTTTGGGTTGTTCCTTTGGTTTGCCCTTAGGCTGCTCCTTAGGTTTTTCCTTAACCTTAGGTTTTTCTTTATTTTCCTTACGTGTATCTTTGTTCTTTTCTTTCTCTTTTTCCTTCTTGTCGCCTCCCTTATCCTTTGCTTTCTTCTCCGGCTTGATTAGTTTCTCCGGTTCCACACGGATGGCAGGCTCGTTCTGAGGCTGCCTCTTCTTTTCCTTTTCTTCAGCATCCTTCCTTGCCTGCGCCTCCTTCACACGCTCAGCTTCAGCCTGGTCCTGCTTCTCTCTGACCTTCTTCAGCGAGTCTCTGATGATATTCACACGCTTGATAGAATCGAGACGGAGGGAGTCTGTGCGAGACATCGGACGCTTGAACGGATAAGAAATATGGCGTTTCTGAATGGCTGTAGCCCTGGCAGCGTCGCCATCTGTCAGCATTCCATTGATATACTGCTCTATCATCAACGAGCCGATAGGCACACCAAATTCAGCACCAAAACCACCGTTCTCAACATAGACGGCAATGGCAATCTTGGGAGTATCGACAGGAGCGAAGCCCATAAACACAGAGTGGTCCTTACCGCGGTTCTGTGCTGTACCCGTCTTACCAGCCAGTGAATAACCTGGGTGTACAGCATGCGCACATGTTCCACCACGCACTGACGACACCATACCGGCTACAACCTCCTGATAAGACCTGACACTTCCCTTTGTACGGTGCTGCTCCAGATACTTCTTATCGAGTTTCTTTCCCTGAACATGACGCACCACATGCGGTGTTATATAATAACCACGATTGGCAATCGTAGCACCGAGGTTGGCAATCTGCAACGGTGTAAGGTTCACCTCACCCTGTCCGATAGAAATGGAAATGACCGATAACGGGTTCCATTTCTTGAAAGCATTGTCATAGAACTTTGCATTTGGAATCATACCACGCTTCTCGCCTGGCAGGTCAATACCCAGTTTATAACCAAATCCCATTGACACCATGTAGTCACGCCATACGTCCATCGCATCCTCCAAAGTCTTATACTTCTTACGATTGGAAAGCATGTGATAAAGTCCCCAACAGAAGTAACTGTTACAAGAGGTACTGATTGATGGCACCAGGGCGATAGGAGCGCCATGTGAGTGACAACCTACATGAAGCCCCTTGAAGTTGAATCCATGATGACAGGGGTAACGCGTAGAGTCAGAGACTATTCCTTCAGTGTAATAAGTTACAGCCTGTCCTGTCTTGAAGGTTGAACCCGGAGGGTACTGTCCCATAATGGCACGATTGAGCAAAGGCTTGGCTGGGTCAAGCGTCATGTCATGCTGGTACTTCCCACGCATCTTTCCAATCATGGAGCGGGGGTCGAAAGTAGGTGAAGAAACCATCGCCAGAACCTGTCCTGTCTTAGGTTCGATGGCAACGACCGCACCGAGTTTACCTTCCATCAACCGTTCACCAAGTTCCTGAAGGTCGGCATCAATACCGAGCTGGACGTCACGTCCGGGATGTGGACGCTGGTCATACTTACCATTCTGGTAGCGACCCTGTATCTGTCCGTGGGCATCACGCAGAAGAATCTGCACGCCCTTTACCCCACGCAAGTCCTTCTCATACTCACGCTCAACGCCCATCTTTCCGATATAATCACCCGGCTGATAGTAGTCATCCTCCTCAACATCGCTCTGACTCACCTCAGCCACATCTCCAAGGACATGTGCTGCGATAGGTCGCTGATACTGGCGGACACTTCGTTTCTGTATATAAAAGCCAGGAAAACGATAGAGTTTCTCCTGGAAAGCACTGAAATCCTTGTCGCTCAACTGGCTCAGGAATAGCTGTTGTGTAAACCGGGAATAACCTGGATTCTTGTTCCTGTCCTTGAGATTGACCATTCGGTTGATGAAGTCAGCCTTGGTTATGTTCAGAGCCTTGCAGAACTCAAGCGTGTCAAGATGCCCAGCCATCTCGTTGGTTACGACCATGATGTCATAAGCCGGCTGGTTATAAACCAACAGCTTGCCCTTCCTGTCCGTGATACTTCCACGTGACGGGAACTCAATTTTCTTCAAAAAAGCATTAGAGTCTGCACTCTTCCGATAGTCGTCACTGGCTATCTGAAGAGCAAAAAGACGTATGATGTATATCACCACGATACCTATTGCAACCGCACTAAGCACGAGGCGACGTTTTTCCAAATCGTAATTCTTCATTTCCTATCGCCTCCTTACGTTCTCAACAACAAGAATGAGAATGAACGTGAGCAACGAACTACCACCGACACACTGCAGCCATTCCAACACATTGAAGAAGCTGAACATCTCCAAGGAGAAGAAAACCACATTGTATGTCAGAGTAAGAATTGCCGCATACCACGTGTATTGCGGTATGCTGAGTGTATCCATACCCGCCTGAAAGTTCTCACTGCTGTCACGGGGAATGAAAGGTTGCAGCACGAAAGGCTGCAAGGCTGCTAACAATGTCAGTGAACCGGCAGCCACACCCGGCGTATTTGAGAAAGTATCAATGATAAGCCCCATCACAAAGCCCCATAACAGAATAGCCCACTGGGGATAGTTACGAGGGAAGAGAAGAATGAAATAGACATAAAGCAATGGCGTGGCAACAGCAAACAGATGGATGTGATTGAGTACAAACACCTGTGCTACTGTCAAGACAGCAAACCAAAGCAAACGTTTAAGAAAATCTACATTCATTCTTTCAATTCGTAATTCAAAGGAAACTAATAGCTCACGCTAATTCAAAGAACCTGCCATAAAGCGCTACAGCTGCGCTTTACCAAAGCTGAACAATGCGGTCAGAGGCGTCTTTACTGTCCTCTGTTAACCATCGGACTTTCAAGTGGTTTAATAGAATCCTGCGCCGCCTTGATAACCTGTCGCTGCTCTCTGATGGAAGCATCGTCAATAACACAGACATCACGAAGGTTGCCGAAGTCAGTTGAGAGTTTTATCTGCAGACGATAAGAGAGACCATCCTCTGAGTTATATACGTGCTTGATCTTACCAACCAACACTCCTGCGGGGAACACAGAAGAGTAACCACTCGTCACAACTCGGTCGCCTAACTTGAACTTGGCATGACGGGGAACATCATCAAGATAAGCCACATCACTCGCACCACCGTTCCAGTGGAGATAACCGAAGTAATCACGTCCCTGAATAGAGCAACTGATATTCGACTTCGAGTTCAGTACCGGGATAACCACAGCATAGTGGATGCCAGCCATATAAACAATACCGACAACACCATTACCGCAGGCTACACCCATATCTTTCCGCACTCCATCCCACGTTCCCTTATTGATTGTAATAAAGTTATCAGGCTTGTCGAGCGAGTTGGCAACGACCTTTGCCTGTATCAAACGGAACTTTGAAAAGAAACGATACTGCCCCTTATGAAGGAAAGTTGAATCCTTTGTCTTGTCATACAGCTGTGCTGACAATTCTTTCACCTGACGTTCCAGTTCAAGATTGCGCTTGGTCAGCTCCTCATTCACCTCACCCATTGTCAGATAAGATGTAACCTTTGAGCTTGCCTCATACACCGATCCAGCAACATAGTTCGCAGATGTGAACCACACACTGCCCTGATAGTCATTGAATCGGAACAGAAGAACCATACTCAAGACTTCCAGGGCAACGAACAAGAACCAATGCTTGTATTTAGCAAGGAACTCTGTCAGATTGTGCATGAACGTTAGTTGTTATCTCATCAAGAACGAGAAACGGTCTACGTTCTTCAATGCAATGCCTGCACCCTTGGCAACACTGTGCAATGGGTCTTCGGCAATATGGAACGGAATATTAATCTTATCAGTCAGGCGCTTGTCGATACCACGGAGCAAAGCACCACCACCACTGAGGTAAATACCATTCTTTACAATATCTGCATAAAGCTCAGGTGGAGTATTCTCCAATGCAGAAAGCACGGCATTCTCAATCTTAGCAACAGTCTTATCAAGACAATGAGCAATCTCCTGATAGCATACAGGCACCTCCATAGGGAGAGCTGTTATACGGTTAGGACCATGTACAATGTAATCCTCTGGTGCTTCCTCACCAAGATCAGTCAATGCCGAACCAACATGGAGCTTGATACGCTCAGCCATACGCTCGCTGACCTTTACATTGTGCTGACGGCTCATATATTCCTGAATATCCGCAGTGAGGTCATCACCTGCAACACGGATAGAGTTATTGCATACGATACCACCCAGAGAAATCACAGCAATCTCAGTGCTACCACCACCGATATCAACAATCATGTTACCTTCCGGAGCCTCTACATCAAGACCCATACCAAGAGCAGCTGCCATTGGCTCGAAGATAAGATAGACGTCACGACCATCAGCATGCTCTGCTGAGTCACGAACAGCACGAAGCTCAACCTCAGTAGAACCAGATGGAACGCCGATTACCATACGCAGTGAAGGAGAGAAGAAGCGATTACCGCTGTGAACCATCTTGATAAGTCCACGCATCATCTGCTCACAAGCTGTAAAGTCAGCGATAACTCCGTCGCGCAAAGGGCGGATTGTACGAATATTGGGATGTTCCTTCTCGTACATCATCTTTGCATCACCACCCACGGCAATCATCTTGTCCGTGCGACGGTCCAGTGCTACTACTGACGGCTCATCAACAACAATCTTATCATCACTGATAATAATCGTGTTTGCCGTTCCCAGATCCATAGCAATTTCCTGGATAAATGAAAATAATCCCATTAATTATATATAATTTGTAAGTGTATATTTCTTTTCTAAAGCATGCTTATTCTGCTGCAAACCAGCTGTGAATAGCACTGTCATAATGGCTGCTGACACCGAAGGCACGCTCCGCAAACATCTTTCGGTCTTCAATTTCAGTCTGTGCACCCTTTGTGTTGAGAATCTGTAGCAGCACAGGATATTCAGCCTTACTTGGAATGATAACCACATCCTTGAAGTTCTTGGCTCCGGCACGTATCAGCGAGATACCGCCTATATCAATCTTCTCAATAATATCCTCTGCGCTGGCACCACTGGCAACCGTCTGCTCGAAAGGATAAAGGTCTACAATAACGAGGTCAATGAATGGAATATCATACTCCTGCATCTGCGCCTGGTCGCCTTCGTTATCACGACGGGCAAGAATACCTCCGAAAACCTTTGGGTGTAGTGTTTTCACACGACCGCCGAGGATAGAAGGGTAAGACGTAAGGTCCTCCACCTTCTGACATTCGTATCCTAATGATTCAATGAACTCCTGTGTACCGCCTGTACTGAGGAATTTCACATCTTCTTCGTCTAACTTCTTGAGCAGATCCTCAAGTCCATCCTTGTGAAAGACCGAAATAAGGGCGGTCTTAATTTGCTTTGTACCAGCCATTGTAAAACATTTTATGGATTTGATTTGCAAAGTTACTAATTATAAGCGACTAAACAATACTTTAAATCAAAAAAAAACAAAAGGCTGGCAACTATTTGCTAAAAGTCAAAAAGTTGCCAGCTTTTCATTTTCTCCGACCATGCACCGTTCTGCTTTCACAGGACATACCGCACCTCCTTACTGCCTGCAAAGACTTCCTGGAACTACGACTAACGCCCTGCAATACATTTCCCTATGCCTGGGGCTGTGAAAAAGCAGTCTGAAACTACAATGTTTGAAGAACAGTCTGAAACATTATTCCCTGTTCTTGCCACCGATAGCATCTAAAATGCCTTGTAACTCACTGCCGAGACCGAAGACACTGTTTATCACACCGTCCTTTGCACCACGCACCATATAGCGGGCACAATCGCCTTCAAGTCTGCCAATACGCTGACGTTCAGCAACGGTATAGTCATGGCGTGCAATCTCACGACGAATCATACCGAACTTATTGAAAGCTCTTTCCCATTCGCTGGCTGTGTAGTACTGGCTGTTGTCACGCAGCTCATATGAAAATTTCTGCAGGTCATTGACAGCTGACTCACGTGTGGCACATGAACTGACAGAAAGGGTTGCCACGACGAGGGCAAGCCCCATAAGCGTTTTCTTCACCTTGTTTCTCATCTTTTATAACTTCTAATTTTATAATCGTCACCTTTGTATTGAACTGTCTTACCGTGCTTTGATGCAGGAAACTGTATAAAACATCTCTGTAACGAACTGTGATGCAAGAACACTTAGACAGTTGCCTCACTGGCTGACAAGAGTGCCTGTCCTCACAGCCTGCCAGTCTTTCGGCACATGCCTATCGTACTCTCAGAGAGTAATAATCTGGACAAAATTAGCAAATAATAATGATTTTAGCAACAAATCCTGCTCTAACTTTTCATTCTTTTTCTACTTTTTAACTACCTTTGCTGCATGGATTTTGCAGCAATACTACTTCAATGGTTCAAAAAAAACGGACGTTCTCTACCTTGGCGAGAAACAAATGACCCATACGCCATTTGGCTCAGTGAGGTCATCCTACAACAAACACGCATCACACAGGGAACGAGTTACTGGGAACGTTTCATGGCACAATGGCCTACTGTAAACGACCTTGCAGCTGCTACGGAAGACGAAGTGCTAAAGGCTTGGCAGGGACTGGGCTATTATTCCCGTGCAAGAAACCTTCATACTGCTGCACAGCAAGTGGTTGAATTAGGAGGATTTCCACAAACTTTCAAAGATTTAAAGACACTGAAAGGTGTGGGCGACTACACGGCTGCAGCCATTGCCTCCATCGCCTTTAGTGAACCAGCAGCCGTAGTAGATGGTAATGTCTATCGTGTTCTTTCTCGTTATTACAGCATTGACACACCTGTTGACAGTACCAAAGGGAAAAAGGAGTTTCAAGCACTTGCCCAATCACTTTTACCAACAAACGAACCAGCTGACTACAACGAAGCGATAATGGACTTTGGCGCCGTTCAGTGCACGCCCACTTCCCCACGCTGCAACACTTGTCCGCTATGCGAAACTTGCATTGCTTTCCGCGAACAGCGCATCAACGAACTGCCTGTAAAAAGCAAAAAGGTGAAACAACGTAAACGTCATTTCACCTATCTGTATATTGAATATGAAGGGAAAATAGCAATCCATCAACGTGGTGCAGGTGATATTTGGCAAGGATTGTGGGAACTTCCACAAGCAGAACAGCTTACATCAGCTACCGACAATGTGTGGAAAACAGAAGCGCAACCACTACAAAAAGGCGTGAAGCACCTACTTACCCACCAAATTCTCCTTGCAGACTTCTACCTCTGGCATCCTAAGGTGCACCCACAACTACCCTCAGATTTCATCTGGATAAAAAGGCAGAACCTTGATAACTACGCTTTACCTCGCCTAATTGAGATTCTGATAAAAGAAATCCCGACCTAAGGTACTCCCTTCCCTCCCAGCCTTCTCTCCCCTTTCCATCAACTCCCCTATAGTTCACTCCTACGAGGCATTGCCTCGTAGCCTTCCTCCTTTCGCGTTAATCCCCAGCCGCTACTTCTTTCCAAAGTTCTCATCAATACGCAGCTGATGAGCTACGATGAATGGAAAGACGCAAACTATCATCACGATAACAAAGAACCATTTATAGCCTACTACCTGTGCCAATGCACCTGCAAAAAGTCCCGGAATCATCATTGACAACGCCATGAAACCCGTACAGAGGGCATAATGACTGGTCTTGTGTTCTCCCTGACTGAAATAAATCATAAAGAGCATATAAGCACTAAAACCAAAGCCGTAACCGAAATTCTCAATAAATACTGCTGTACTGATTGCTATCACATTATCAGGAAGCACATAAGCCAAATAGACGTATGCTAAGTTAGGCAATGTAATAGCTGCGGTCATTGGCCATACCCAGCGCTTCAAGCCATCACGACTAATCATCATTCCACCGATAATACCACCTATCAAGAGTCCTACGACACCCACAACACCGTTCACCGTACCATATTCTATTTCTGAAAGAGCCAATCCTCCCTTTACCTTCGGTGCTTGAAGGAAAAGTTGGGAAATAGGAATAATCAACGCTTCTGGCAAACGGAAGAGCAAGAGAAAGCAGATAGTGGTCAATGCTTGTTCTTTCTTGAAGAAGGAGATAAAAGTCTGACCAAAGCTGCGAAGCAAATGACCAGCCGACACCTGTGTCTTCTCTGCATCTTCGGACGGACGGGGAAGAATAAAACGATGATAAAGAGCAAGACCCATAAAGAGCGCCATCAGACCATAGAACACCAGTGACCACGTCCATTGCACATCAAACTTCTTATGCAAAAAGCCTGCAAGCGCAATCAAACCACCCTTACCAACAACCATCGAAATACGATAGAACGTAGAGCGGATGCCCACGAAGAATGCCTGATCGTGTTGGTTGAGTCCCATCATGTAGAACCCGTCAGCACCGACATCGTGAGTGGCACTGCTGAATGCCAGCAGCCAGAAGAAACAGATTGTACCTTGAAGCCAGAATGAAGTATTGACAGTAAAAGCCACACCCGCAAAGGCTGCGCCAAGGAGCATCTGCATGACGACAATCCACCATCGCTTCGTCTTCACCAAGTCAAGGAACGGACTCCACAATGGTTTGATAACCCAAGGCAGATAAAGCCAGGAAGTATAAAAAGTAACTTCGGCATCTGACAGTCCCATCTGCATATAAACCTGAAGGGACAATACGGTTACGGCAATATAAGGCAGACCTTCAGCAAAATATAGTGAAGGTATCCATGCCCATGGGCTTATCTTTTTTTCAGTTTTCAATGCTTATTGCGTTTTTGAATTCTGTTATTATCATTATTATCTGCAAGGTATCTGTTTTCCACAACCAATTATCAGCAAAGCTATAAGAGACAAACCAATCGTGTAACCAAAAGGAACAGATAGGATGAAGTTGGTAAGTCGGATGCCACTGCAGACTTCGTTTTGTGTCTTTTCAAACGATGACAAAGATACATAAATTTAACGAGAAAAAGATAGGAATGCTGTCGTGAAAAAGAATAAAAAGATAATTTATACATTATAAACCAATGATTTTCGCTTTTCTTGAAAACTATATTAAAAAAATAGATTATCTTTGTGAAAGATAAATGTGGTATATCTATTTATCTGTTTGCTCTCTTTCAAACAAAGAGAAATGAACTATAAAGAAGTAAATTCGAAAACAAATACGCTGATATAGATAATTTGAAAAATATTCTTTTAAACGCAAACAAATAGCCGTTTAGAATACCTTTCATTCTGTTAAGAGTTTTTTTCGAGGAAAAAATTGCTATTTATCTACAACGAAGTAACTTTGCAATAGAAATAAAAAATATAGATTAACAGGGGAATAACCCATTTAAAAATTACAAATATAGATACAAAGAAATCTATTCAGACATTACAGTTTTTGCAACAGGATTGACAAATGGAGCTTTTGCACATCTTGTACAGGGCAAATATTTTGAGTCAATGGGCTTAACAGTCCTTGCAAAGAAGTACACTGGTCACTACACAGAGGAAATGGAATGGGTAGAGAAGTTCATCAGTCGTATTAATGACCTTGGGGGCGAGTTTAAAATTGAGGACCAGAAGGGAAGAGAATTGGTGAAAGATCCTGAGGAATACATCAAGGCAGACCTTGCAATTCAAGAAAAGGGTGTTGAGATTCTCTACAACTGCATGGCAGAATTGAAAGACGACCTTACAACATACGATATTTTGAAAGCATATCTTGCTGATGAAGAGGAAGACCTCTACTGGAGTCAAGGTGCCCTTGACCTCATCCAGCTCATTGGCCGTGAGAACTGGCTGGCAAAACAACTCTGATACACTCTACCCTCTTTATTGAACATAGAGAACTATAGAGTAACACGATAAGGAAGCATAAAACCAACAAATGTAAAAATACATTTCAAGGTGATATACTTCCTTCTTTATATAGAATAATACTTATACACGCAATTGAATATCAATTACAATAAAACGCACAACTTCTCATGTAAAATCAGATAAAGACAATTATAAACACATCTAAGCACCTTAATTATCTGTACGTATAACGAGTTTATTAATCTGACACAACTTTTTAGAATGATACTAATACCCAACACCATTGGTGCTTACTAACAACACCACTCGTGCTGAGCAACAGCACAACAATTGAAAACGGTAAAAAGAATTTATTATAACACACAACAAGCTACCAAAAAAGGAATACTT of Prevotella fusca JCM 17724 contains these proteins:
- a CDS encoding MFS transporter is translated as MKTEKKISPWAWIPSLYFAEGLPYIAVTVLSLQVYMQMGLSDAEVTFYTSWLYLPWVIKPLWSPFLDLVKTKRWWIVVMQMLLGAAFAGVAFTVNTSFWLQGTICFFWLLAFSSATHDVGADGFYMMGLNQHDQAFFVGIRSTFYRISMVVGKGGLIALAGFLHKKFDVQWTWSLVFYGLMALFMGLALYHRFILPRPSEDAEKTQVSAGHLLRSFGQTFISFFKKEQALTTICFLLLFRLPEALIIPISQLFLQAPKVKGGLALSEIEYGTVNGVVGVVGLLIGGIIGGMMISRDGLKRWVWPMTAAITLPNLAYVYLAYVLPDNVIAISTAVFIENFGYGFGFSAYMLFMIYFSQGEHKTSHYALCTGFMALSMMIPGLFAGALAQVVGYKWFFVIVMIVCVFPFIVAHQLRIDENFGKK
- the mrdA gene encoding penicillin-binding protein 2, producing MKNYDLEKRRLVLSAVAIGIVVIYIIRLFALQIASDDYRKSADSNAFLKKIEFPSRGSITDRKGKLLVYNQPAYDIMVVTNEMAGHLDTLEFCKALNITKADFINRMVNLKDRNKNPGYSRFTQQLFLSQLSDKDFSAFQEKLYRFPGFYIQKRSVRQYQRPIAAHVLGDVAEVSQSDVEEDDYYQPGDYIGKMGVEREYEKDLRGVKGVQILLRDAHGQIQGRYQNGKYDQRPHPGRDVQLGIDADLQELGERLMEGKLGAVVAIEPKTGQVLAMVSSPTFDPRSMIGKMRGKYQHDMTLDPAKPLLNRAIMGQYPPGSTFKTGQAVTYYTEGIVSDSTRYPCHHGFNFKGLHVGCHSHGAPIALVPSISTSCNSYFCWGLYHMLSNRKKYKTLEDAMDVWRDYMVSMGFGYKLGIDLPGEKRGMIPNAKFYDNAFKKWNPLSVISISIGQGEVNLTPLQIANLGATIANRGYYITPHVVRHVQGKKLDKKYLEQHRTKGSVRSYQEVVAGMVSSVRGGTCAHAVHPGYSLAGKTGTAQNRGKDHSVFMGFAPVDTPKIAIAVYVENGGFGAEFGVPIGSLMIEQYINGMLTDGDAARATAIQKRHISYPFKRPMSRTDSLRLDSIKRVNIIRDSLKKVREKQDQAEAERVKEAQARKDAEEKEKKRQPQNEPAIRVEPEKLIKPEKKAKDKGGDKKEKEKEKNKDTRKENKEKPKVKEKPKEQPKGKPKEQPKAKPKEQVKEKPKEQPKVKPKEQVKNKPKEQPKEKSKVQTKDKQKSKETVKRAK
- the mutY gene encoding A/G-specific adenine glycosylase; translated protein: MDFAAILLQWFKKNGRSLPWRETNDPYAIWLSEVILQQTRITQGTSYWERFMAQWPTVNDLAAATEDEVLKAWQGLGYYSRARNLHTAAQQVVELGGFPQTFKDLKTLKGVGDYTAAAIASIAFSEPAAVVDGNVYRVLSRYYSIDTPVDSTKGKKEFQALAQSLLPTNEPADYNEAIMDFGAVQCTPTSPRCNTCPLCETCIAFREQRINELPVKSKKVKQRKRHFTYLYIEYEGKIAIHQRGAGDIWQGLWELPQAEQLTSATDNVWKTEAQPLQKGVKHLLTHQILLADFYLWHPKVHPQLPSDFIWIKRQNLDNYALPRLIEILIKEIPT
- the rodA gene encoding rod shape-determining protein RodA, with the translated sequence MPSNYTADKQPGVLRSLDWWTIGIYIALLTFGWVSVCGASYTYGDTEIFSLSTRSGMQIVWIGTSICLGFVLLMMDDRFYDTFAYVIYGLLVLLLFATIFNPHTIKGSRSWLVLGPLRLQPAEFAKFATALAIAKFMSAYGFTIKNWKHFAGACGIIFLPMLCIVGQRETGSALVYFSFFLMLYREGMSGAFLFTGLAMVVYFVVGIKYEEVLLWDTPTSLGKFVVLLLVQIFSSAMVWVYVGDKSKTRLLLAYVFGFTALALLFSEFVIPFDIVWVQLVLSACVIGYLVYNAMNTRFANYFYIALFALGSIAFFYSADYVLNDVMQPHQRVRINVLLGLDEDLAGAGYNVHQSEIAIGSGGLQGKGFLNGTQTKLKFVPEQDTDFIFCTVGEEEGFLGSASVLVLFLFLILRLMYLADRQPFKFGRVYGYCVAGIFLFHVFINVGMVLGLTPVIGIPLPFFSYGGSSLWGFTLLLFIFLRIDAGRNLIRQ
- a CDS encoding IMP cyclohydrolase; amino-acid sequence: MAGTKQIKTALISVFHKDGLEDLLKKLDEEDVKFLSTGGTQEFIESLGYECQKVEDLTSYPSILGGRVKTLHPKVFGGILARRDNEGDQAQMQEYDIPFIDLVIVDLYPFEQTVASGASAEDIIEKIDIGGISLIRAGAKNFKDVVIIPSKAEYPVLLQILNTKGAQTEIEDRKMFAERAFGVSSHYDSAIHSWFAAE
- the mreC gene encoding rod shape-determining protein MreC, which codes for MHNLTEFLAKYKHWFLFVALEVLSMVLLFRFNDYQGSVWFTSANYVAGSVYEASSKVTSYLTMGEVNEELTKRNLELERQVKELSAQLYDKTKDSTFLHKGQYRFFSKFRLIQAKVVANSLDKPDNFITINKGTWDGVRKDMGVACGNGVVGIVYMAGIHYAVVIPVLNSKSNISCSIQGRDYFGYLHWNGGASDVAYLDDVPRHAKFKLGDRVVTSGYSSVFPAGVLVGKIKHVYNSEDGLSYRLQIKLSTDFGNLRDVCVIDDASIREQRQVIKAAQDSIKPLESPMVNRGQ
- a CDS encoding rod shape-determining protein, whose translation is MGLFSFIQEIAMDLGTANTIIISDDKIVVDEPSVVALDRRTDKMIAVGGDAKMMYEKEHPNIRTIRPLRDGVIADFTACEQMMRGLIKMVHSGNRFFSPSLRMVIGVPSGSTEVELRAVRDSAEHADGRDVYLIFEPMAAALGMGLDVEAPEGNMIVDIGGGSTEIAVISLGGIVCNNSIRVAGDDLTADIQEYMSRQHNVKVSERMAERIKLHVGSALTDLGEEAPEDYIVHGPNRITALPMEVPVCYQEIAHCLDKTVAKIENAVLSALENTPPELYADIVKNGIYLSGGGALLRGIDKRLTDKINIPFHIAEDPLHSVAKGAGIALKNVDRFSFLMR
- a CDS encoding ferritin-like domain-containing protein; amino-acid sequence: MGLTVLAKKYTGHYTEEMEWVEKFISRINDLGGEFKIEDQKGRELVKDPEEYIKADLAIQEKGVEILYNCMAELKDDLTTYDILKAYLADEEEDLYWSQGALDLIQLIGRENWLAKQL
- the mreD gene encoding rod shape-determining protein MreD, giving the protein MNVDFLKRLLWFAVLTVAQVFVLNHIHLFAVATPLLYVYFILLFPRNYPQWAILLWGFVMGLIIDTFSNTPGVAAGSLTLLAALQPFVLQPFIPRDSSENFQAGMDTLSIPQYTWYAAILTLTYNVVFFSLEMFSFFNVLEWLQCVGGSSLLTFILILVVENVRRR